The Anguilla rostrata isolate EN2019 chromosome 18, ASM1855537v3, whole genome shotgun sequence genome has a window encoding:
- the LOC135244916 gene encoding arginine vasopressin-induced protein 1-like isoform X3, producing MEAPATPPASTTAGPSQPWPLAERRGRKSGSSHIFRGVSLQQLRGLFRTAGDQHAERRAELVWGQGDAAKLAQALIGLRTQRRRSRLRAEVAGEAPGPAWLTEFGHLRINEGVLSSPNEDSIVERETEDRTDLQGAAESQGETATADHPASSERPQATPKGRLWGGAGPRKQGGERNSERYLHRILH from the exons ATGGAGGCTCCAGCCACACCCCCGGCGTCCACCACGGCGGGTCCGTCCCAGCCATGGCCCCTGGCGGAACGCCGCGGCCGGAAATCCGGCTCCTCCCACATCTTCCGGGGCGTGAGCCTGCAGCAGCTGCGGGGGCTGTTCCGCACGGCGGGGGACCAGCATGCCGAGCGGCGGGCGGAGCTGGTGTGGGGGCAGGGCGACGCGGCCAAGCTGGCGCAGGCCCTGATTGGCCTGCGGACGCAGAGGAGGCGGAGCAGGCTGCGAGCTGAGGTCGCCGGGGAGGCCCCTGGACCCGCTTGGCTCACTGAGTTCGGACATCTCAG GATAAATGAGGGTGTGTTGAGCAGCCCAAATGAAGACAGCATTgtggagagggaaacagaggaCAGAAcagacctgcagggggcagcggAGAGCCAGGGGGAAACGGCAACCGCGGACCACCCCGCCAGCTCAGAGCGGCCCCAGGCCACGCCCAAGGGGCGtctgtggggcggggctgggccacggaaacagggaggggagaggaactCGGAACGCTACCTCCACCGAATCTTACACTGA
- the LOC135244916 gene encoding arginine vasopressin-induced protein 1-like isoform X2 — translation MNRSASKCFQDKCVQAPGVGPVGKVLKTPPLGKMEAPATPPASTTAGPSQPWPLAERRGRKSGSSHIFRGVSLQQLRGLFRTAGDQHAERRAELVWGQGDAAKLAQALIGLRTQRRRSRLRAEVAGEAPGPAWLTEFGHLRINEGVLSSPNEDSIVERETEDRTDLQGAAESQGETATADHPASSERPQATPKGRLWGGAGPRKQGGERNSERYLHRILH, via the exons GCCCCAGGGGTGGGTCCCGTGGGGAAGGTGCTGAAGACACCCCCCCTGGGCAAGATGGAGGCTCCAGCCACACCCCCGGCGTCCACCACGGCGGGTCCGTCCCAGCCATGGCCCCTGGCGGAACGCCGCGGCCGGAAATCCGGCTCCTCCCACATCTTCCGGGGCGTGAGCCTGCAGCAGCTGCGGGGGCTGTTCCGCACGGCGGGGGACCAGCATGCCGAGCGGCGGGCGGAGCTGGTGTGGGGGCAGGGCGACGCGGCCAAGCTGGCGCAGGCCCTGATTGGCCTGCGGACGCAGAGGAGGCGGAGCAGGCTGCGAGCTGAGGTCGCCGGGGAGGCCCCTGGACCCGCTTGGCTCACTGAGTTCGGACATCTCAG GATAAATGAGGGTGTGTTGAGCAGCCCAAATGAAGACAGCATTgtggagagggaaacagaggaCAGAAcagacctgcagggggcagcggAGAGCCAGGGGGAAACGGCAACCGCGGACCACCCCGCCAGCTCAGAGCGGCCCCAGGCCACGCCCAAGGGGCGtctgtggggcggggctgggccacggaaacagggaggggagaggaactCGGAACGCTACCTCCACCGAATCTTACACTGA